From Paraburkholderia sabiae, a single genomic window includes:
- a CDS encoding GntP family permease has protein sequence MTPLDIDLLLTALVSVLVLVALIVSRIKMHPLLALLVVSIGVGFATGMEPQSIVKHLINGAGKTLGAVGIVIALGAMLGKILADAGITEQIAEAILSRASDRMIPWAMTLVAFVVGIPMFFEVGLVVLLPLIFSVARKLESHARFNGSAYVYVGVPVISALAAMHGMVPPHPGPLTAIATLKTSVGPTMLYGFLAAVPAMILGGPLYGAFISPRMSTKPDQALLDQFTLTENADVGQRPGVGLGVLAALLPAILMLVHAVAEMVLTKGTPAMHVASFLGDPLIAMLLGVLFAAAALVLARRGDAGKLRDALSRSLKPIASIIMIIAGGGAFQQMLTSAKVGDAIVHLTQQFAFPPLILGWLIAMLLSVSTGSATVGIVGAAGLLAPLAGADPSLNLPLLALSIGCGSLFFNYANHAGFWMVKESFGMTMSDATKTISVVQSIVAVVGLVMALVFNAVVHLH, from the coding sequence ATGACCCCTCTAGACATAGACCTGTTACTGACCGCACTGGTCAGCGTGCTTGTGCTCGTCGCGCTCATCGTGTCGCGCATCAAGATGCACCCGCTTCTGGCCCTGCTGGTCGTTTCCATTGGCGTGGGCTTTGCAACCGGTATGGAGCCGCAAAGCATCGTCAAGCATCTGATCAACGGAGCAGGCAAGACATTGGGCGCGGTGGGGATCGTGATCGCACTGGGTGCCATGCTGGGCAAAATTCTCGCCGATGCCGGCATCACTGAGCAGATCGCAGAAGCCATTCTAAGTCGCGCCTCGGACCGGATGATCCCTTGGGCCATGACGCTCGTGGCGTTCGTCGTGGGCATTCCGATGTTTTTCGAAGTGGGTCTGGTGGTCCTGCTGCCCCTCATATTCAGTGTGGCGCGCAAGCTCGAAAGCCATGCGCGCTTTAACGGCTCGGCATATGTGTATGTCGGCGTGCCCGTGATCTCCGCGCTTGCCGCGATGCACGGCATGGTGCCGCCCCATCCGGGCCCTCTGACAGCCATCGCTACCCTCAAAACCTCGGTGGGCCCTACGATGCTGTATGGCTTTCTGGCCGCTGTTCCCGCCATGATTCTGGGCGGCCCGCTCTACGGTGCATTCATTTCGCCGCGCATGAGCACGAAACCCGACCAGGCCTTGCTGGACCAGTTCACCCTCACAGAGAATGCCGACGTCGGCCAGCGACCCGGGGTCGGGCTCGGCGTGCTGGCAGCTTTGCTTCCCGCGATCCTGATGCTGGTTCATGCCGTCGCTGAGATGGTGCTGACCAAAGGCACTCCGGCGATGCATGTGGCCAGCTTTTTGGGCGATCCCTTGATCGCCATGCTTCTAGGTGTGCTGTTCGCCGCTGCTGCTCTCGTCCTCGCCCGCCGCGGCGACGCCGGAAAGCTGCGCGACGCACTGAGCCGAAGTCTCAAACCCATCGCATCCATCATCATGATCATTGCGGGAGGCGGCGCCTTCCAGCAAATGCTGACGAGTGCCAAGGTCGGCGATGCCATCGTGCATCTGACCCAGCAGTTTGCCTTTCCCCCGCTCATTCTGGGCTGGCTGATCGCCATGCTGCTCTCTGTCTCGACGGGTTCGGCTACCGTAGGTATCGTGGGCGCAGCGGGCTTGCTCGCGCCGCTGGCCGGCGCCGATCCCAGCCTGAACCTGCCCTTGCTGGCGCTGTCCATTGGTTGCGGTTCGTTGTTCTTCAATTACGCGAACCACGCCGGCTTCTGGATGGTCAAGGAGTCGTTTGGCATGACCATGAGCGACGCTACCAAAACGATTTCGGTGGTTCAATCCATCGTGGCTGTAGTCGGACTGGTCATGGCGCTTGTTTTTAACGCAGTAGTCCATCTTCACTGA
- a CDS encoding MFS transporter, which translates to MFKWFSEISGNERRTFWACFGGWALDSLDVQMFSLVIPAIIAEWSISRTQAGLVSGATLVASALGGWIAGMLSDRFGRVRTLQWTVAFFSVFTFLCAFTQNYPQFLVLKTLQGFGFGGEWAAGAVLMAETIRDRHRGKAMGSVQSAWAVGWGAAVLLYLLMFSLLPGHTAWRVMFGIGIVPALLILYVRRGVQEPTKSAHTTRAASAPHDETASGLIVGIFAPKMLRMTLIGALLGVGAHGGYYALMTWLPTFLKTERHLSVLSTGGYLAVVIIAFFCGCLVSAQLLDRIGRRNTILIFAICCVVTVIAYLFLPLGNTAMLFFGFPLGFFAAGIPASMGALFNELYPSGMRGTGVGFCYNFGRVVSAGFPVLVGHMSTNMSLGTAIGIDAALAYAIVVLSVLMLPETRGRALGEAARDTNVRHPLSPAQRH; encoded by the coding sequence ATGTTCAAGTGGTTCAGCGAGATTTCAGGCAACGAACGCCGGACGTTCTGGGCGTGCTTCGGCGGATGGGCGCTAGATTCGCTCGACGTGCAGATGTTCAGCCTAGTGATTCCGGCAATCATCGCCGAATGGTCGATCAGCCGCACTCAGGCTGGCCTGGTCAGCGGCGCCACGCTCGTTGCGTCAGCGCTGGGCGGCTGGATCGCGGGCATGCTTTCGGACCGGTTTGGACGGGTCAGGACGCTGCAATGGACCGTCGCGTTCTTTTCCGTGTTTACGTTTCTGTGTGCCTTCACGCAAAACTATCCCCAGTTTCTGGTGCTGAAGACGCTGCAGGGGTTCGGCTTCGGCGGAGAATGGGCGGCAGGCGCCGTTCTGATGGCTGAGACGATCCGCGACAGGCATCGCGGCAAGGCAATGGGCAGTGTCCAGAGCGCATGGGCTGTCGGCTGGGGCGCAGCGGTGCTGCTTTATCTGTTGATGTTCTCGCTGCTGCCCGGACACACCGCATGGCGCGTGATGTTCGGAATCGGCATCGTTCCAGCGCTGCTCATCCTGTACGTTCGACGCGGCGTCCAGGAGCCGACAAAGTCAGCGCACACGACGCGCGCGGCAAGCGCGCCTCACGACGAAACGGCATCCGGCCTGATCGTCGGTATCTTCGCGCCGAAAATGCTGCGCATGACCTTGATCGGTGCGCTGCTCGGCGTCGGCGCACATGGTGGCTATTACGCGCTGATGACCTGGCTGCCGACGTTTCTGAAGACCGAGCGTCACCTGTCAGTTTTGAGTACGGGTGGCTACCTTGCTGTCGTGATCATCGCGTTTTTCTGCGGCTGCCTCGTGAGTGCGCAACTGCTTGATCGCATCGGGCGCCGCAACACGATTCTCATCTTTGCGATCTGCTGCGTAGTGACGGTGATCGCCTATCTGTTTCTTCCGCTCGGCAACACCGCGATGCTGTTTTTCGGCTTCCCGCTTGGATTTTTTGCGGCAGGCATTCCCGCGAGCATGGGCGCGCTGTTCAACGAACTGTATCCGAGCGGCATGCGCGGCACGGGTGTCGGGTTTTGCTACAACTTCGGGCGCGTCGTATCGGCGGGATTTCCTGTGCTGGTCGGGCATATGTCCACGAACATGTCGCTCGGAACGGCGATCGGCATTGATGCAGCACTGGCCTACGCCATTGTCGTACTGTCCGTGCTCATGCTGCCGGAGACACGAGGCCGCGCGCTAGGCGAAGCCGCTCGCGATACCAACGTCCGCCATCCACTCTCGCCTGCTCAACGGCATTGA
- the tkt gene encoding transketolase: MSQATPKSSSELDQLAINTIRTLSMDAVQKANSGHPGTPMALAPVAFHLWQNHLRYDPDAPLWPNRDRFVLSVGHASMLLYSLLHLAGVKAVDDDGKLTGKPAVSIDDIKQFRQLDSVTPGHPEYRMTTGVETTTGPLGQGLGNSVGMAMAARWHEAHFNQPDAPLFDYRVYALCGDGDMMEGVSHEAASLAGHLKLSNLIWIYDSNRITIEGHTDLAYSDDVESRFRGYNWHTLHVDSANDTDAFEAAINEAKSITDRPTLIVVKSIIGWGAPNKQDTASAHGEALGEEEVKLAKRAYGWPEDAQFLVPDGVREHFAQGIGARGKAAHDAWDKRFEAYAKKYPQLAKEFNQMQTSQLPEGWDADIPVFDADAKGIATRESSGKVLNAIAQRVPWIIGGAADLAPSTKTNLKFEGAGSFEHDNYGGRNLHFGIREHGMGAVANGLALSGLRPFASTFLIFSDYMKPPIRLSAIMEVPVIYVFTHDSIGVGEDGPTHQPIEQLASLRGVPGLTTLRPADANEVSEAWRLALSRPHVPACMVLTRQPLPTFDRKKYASAEGVRRGAYVLADTSGGKTPDVLLLATGSEVALCIDAYETLKSEGINARVVSMPSWDVFEQQDQAYKESVLPRDVHARVAVEQAATLGWDRYAGRLGSQIVMHTFGASAPLKSLRTKFGFTPERVVDEAKKQIARCKSNVKE; the protein is encoded by the coding sequence ATGTCACAAGCCACACCGAAGTCTTCGTCCGAACTCGACCAGCTTGCGATCAACACGATCCGCACGCTTTCGATGGACGCCGTGCAAAAGGCCAATTCCGGCCACCCTGGCACACCGATGGCGCTTGCGCCCGTCGCATTCCATCTGTGGCAGAACCACCTTCGCTACGATCCCGACGCGCCGTTGTGGCCCAATCGCGACCGTTTCGTGCTGTCTGTCGGGCATGCATCGATGCTGCTGTATTCGCTGCTGCATCTCGCAGGCGTGAAAGCCGTCGACGACGACGGCAAGCTGACGGGCAAGCCCGCTGTCTCTATCGACGACATCAAACAGTTCCGCCAGCTCGACAGCGTGACGCCCGGCCACCCCGAGTACCGGATGACGACGGGCGTCGAGACGACCACGGGCCCGCTCGGGCAGGGGCTCGGCAATAGCGTTGGCATGGCGATGGCGGCGCGCTGGCACGAGGCGCATTTCAACCAGCCCGACGCGCCGCTCTTCGATTACCGCGTCTATGCGCTGTGCGGCGACGGCGACATGATGGAAGGCGTGTCGCACGAGGCCGCATCGCTGGCGGGGCATCTGAAGCTGTCGAACCTGATCTGGATTTACGACAGCAATCGAATCACGATCGAAGGCCACACCGACCTCGCGTACAGCGACGACGTGGAATCGCGCTTTCGCGGCTACAACTGGCACACGCTGCACGTGGACAGCGCCAACGACACGGACGCTTTCGAAGCCGCGATCAACGAAGCAAAGTCCATCACCGACCGGCCGACGCTGATCGTCGTGAAGAGCATCATCGGCTGGGGTGCGCCGAACAAGCAGGACACCGCGTCCGCGCATGGCGAGGCGCTCGGCGAAGAAGAAGTCAAACTGGCCAAGCGCGCTTATGGCTGGCCGGAGGACGCGCAATTCCTCGTGCCCGACGGCGTGCGCGAGCACTTTGCGCAAGGCATCGGCGCGCGAGGCAAGGCGGCGCACGACGCGTGGGATAAACGCTTCGAAGCGTACGCAAAAAAGTATCCGCAGCTCGCGAAGGAATTCAACCAGATGCAGACGTCGCAACTGCCGGAAGGCTGGGACGCGGATATCCCCGTGTTCGACGCCGACGCGAAAGGCATTGCCACGCGCGAGTCGTCGGGCAAGGTGCTCAACGCGATCGCCCAGCGCGTTCCGTGGATCATCGGCGGCGCGGCGGACCTTGCGCCATCGACGAAAACGAATCTGAAATTCGAAGGCGCGGGCAGCTTCGAGCATGACAACTACGGCGGCCGCAATCTGCACTTCGGTATCCGCGAGCACGGCATGGGCGCGGTGGCGAATGGCCTCGCGTTGTCGGGACTGAGACCATTCGCCTCGACGTTCCTGATTTTCAGCGACTACATGAAGCCGCCGATCCGCCTCTCCGCGATCATGGAGGTGCCCGTCATCTACGTGTTCACGCACGATTCGATCGGTGTCGGCGAAGACGGGCCGACACACCAGCCGATCGAGCAGCTTGCGTCGTTGCGCGGCGTTCCCGGCCTGACAACGCTGCGCCCCGCCGACGCGAACGAGGTTAGCGAAGCGTGGCGTCTCGCGCTGTCGCGCCCGCATGTGCCCGCGTGCATGGTCCTGACGCGTCAGCCGCTGCCGACCTTCGATCGCAAGAAGTACGCGTCCGCCGAGGGCGTGCGGCGCGGGGCGTATGTGCTCGCCGACACGTCGGGCGGCAAGACGCCCGACGTGCTTCTGCTGGCAACGGGCAGCGAAGTGGCGCTGTGCATCGACGCATACGAGACGCTGAAGTCCGAAGGCATCAACGCGCGCGTCGTGTCGATGCCATCGTGGGACGTGTTCGAACAACAGGACCAGGCCTACAAGGAATCGGTGCTGCCGCGCGACGTCCATGCGCGCGTCGCCGTCGAACAGGCTGCGACGCTAGGCTGGGACCGCTATGCGGGTCGTCTCGGCTCGCAGATCGTGATGCATACGTTCGGCGCGTCGGCGCCGCTCAAGTCGTTGAGAACGAAGTTCGGCTTTACGCCGGAACGCGTCGTGGACGAAGCGAAGAAGCAGATTGCGCGGTGCAAATCGAACGTCAAGGAGTGA
- a CDS encoding ABC-F family ATP-binding cassette domain-containing protein, whose translation MISVRNLTLRRGVNVVLDRASITFTPGEKIGLVGRNGAGKSSFFGLLNGTLHEDSGEFSIPGAWRMGQVAQEMPETEQSATDFVIEGDTVLLAAQAEVAAAEASDDGMRMAHAYMALHDAGAHDAPARAQALILGLGFSAAQLGQPVNSFSGGWRMRLQLARALMCPSDLLLLDEPTNHLDLDALVWLEAWLKRYQGTMVVISHDREFLDAVTEVTVHVDNARLVRYGGNYSKFEDMRAEQLVLQQAAVARQADKIAHLQKFIDRFKAKASKAKQAQSRVKALERMEKIAPVLAEAEFNFEFKEPLNVPNPLLSMLDASFGYPAPTDALPGTPPTVIVRGINRSVLAGQRIGILGANGQGKSTLVKTVAHALAPIAGEISEGKGLNIGYFAQQELDVLRPLDTPMEHMIRLARDTPAHMRAPGQSGTEQSLRTFLGSFSFSGDMVHQAVGTMSGGEKARLVLCMIVWQRPNLLLLDEPTNHLDLATREALAMALNEFEGTVMLVSHDRALLRAVCDEFWLVTKGGVEPFDGDLDDYQQFLRDEARRIREEATA comes from the coding sequence ATGATTTCCGTCCGTAATCTCACACTCCGCCGCGGCGTCAATGTCGTACTCGACCGCGCCTCCATCACATTCACGCCAGGGGAAAAGATCGGCCTTGTCGGGCGCAATGGCGCCGGAAAATCGTCCTTTTTCGGTCTTCTCAACGGCACCTTGCACGAAGACAGCGGCGAGTTTTCGATTCCCGGCGCGTGGAGGATGGGCCAGGTCGCGCAGGAGATGCCGGAGACCGAGCAGAGCGCGACGGACTTCGTCATCGAGGGTGACACCGTCTTGCTGGCCGCGCAGGCCGAAGTCGCCGCCGCCGAAGCGAGCGACGACGGTATGCGCATGGCGCACGCGTACATGGCCCTACACGACGCCGGCGCACATGATGCCCCCGCCCGTGCCCAGGCGCTGATCCTGGGCCTGGGTTTCAGTGCTGCGCAGCTTGGCCAGCCCGTCAACAGCTTCTCCGGCGGCTGGCGCATGCGGCTGCAACTGGCGCGCGCGCTCATGTGCCCGTCCGACCTGCTTCTGCTCGACGAGCCGACCAACCACCTCGACCTCGACGCGCTGGTGTGGCTGGAAGCCTGGCTCAAGCGCTATCAGGGAACGATGGTCGTGATCAGCCACGACCGCGAATTCCTCGATGCGGTGACGGAGGTGACGGTGCACGTCGACAACGCCAGGCTGGTGCGCTATGGCGGCAACTACAGCAAGTTCGAAGACATGCGCGCGGAGCAACTCGTGTTGCAGCAGGCCGCGGTAGCCCGGCAGGCGGACAAGATCGCTCACCTGCAGAAATTCATCGACCGTTTCAAGGCCAAGGCCTCGAAGGCAAAACAGGCCCAGAGCCGGGTCAAGGCGCTGGAGCGCATGGAGAAGATCGCACCGGTGCTGGCCGAGGCCGAGTTCAACTTCGAGTTCAAAGAACCCCTCAACGTCCCGAACCCGCTGCTGTCGATGCTGGACGCGAGCTTCGGCTACCCCGCGCCGACGGACGCGTTGCCGGGCACGCCGCCCACGGTCATCGTGCGGGGCATCAACCGTTCGGTGCTGGCCGGGCAGCGTATCGGCATTCTCGGCGCAAACGGCCAGGGCAAGTCCACGCTGGTGAAGACGGTGGCGCACGCGCTGGCGCCGATTGCCGGCGAAATCAGCGAAGGCAAAGGCCTGAACATCGGCTACTTCGCCCAGCAGGAGCTTGACGTGCTGCGCCCGCTCGACACGCCGATGGAACACATGATTCGCCTTGCCCGAGACACGCCGGCTCACATGCGCGCGCCCGGCCAGAGTGGAACGGAACAATCGCTGCGCACCTTCCTTGGCAGCTTCAGCTTTAGTGGCGACATGGTGCATCAGGCGGTTGGCACGATGAGCGGTGGCGAAAAGGCGCGGCTCGTGTTGTGCATGATTGTGTGGCAGCGCCCCAACCTGTTGCTGCTCGATGAGCCGACCAATCACCTCGACCTGGCCACACGCGAAGCGCTAGCCATGGCGCTCAACGAATTCGAAGGCACGGTGATGCTGGTCAGTCACGACCGGGCCTTGCTGCGCGCGGTTTGTGATGAGTTCTGGCTGGTCACCAAAGGCGGCGTCGAGCCCTTCGACGGCGATCTGGACGACTATCAGCAGTTCCTGCGCGACGAAGCCCGTCGCATTCGCGAGGAGGCGACCGCATAG
- a CDS encoding helicase has product MSWFIYEVPEYNEDGARIEPFNDLRDRVLKVSGQAMADELESVRENAATTADTPEHPLRAAENPHVFPIPYADSMILVGFIFELKRESRHLVVSPVEMPWLKDA; this is encoded by the coding sequence ATGTCCTGGTTCATCTATGAAGTGCCGGAATACAACGAAGACGGGGCGCGCATCGAACCCTTCAATGACCTTCGTGACCGCGTCCTGAAAGTAAGCGGGCAGGCAATGGCTGACGAGCTGGAAAGCGTCCGCGAGAACGCCGCGACGACGGCGGACACGCCTGAGCACCCACTCCGCGCAGCGGAAAATCCTCACGTATTCCCGATTCCCTATGCCGACTCGATGATCCTCGTCGGATTCATTTTCGAACTGAAACGCGAGTCCCGACATCTGGTGGTGTCACCCGTGGAAATGCCCTGGCTGAAAGACGCATAA
- a CDS encoding GntR family transcriptional regulator, with protein MHADGRLPRYQRLRDEMVALIAARHWRPGEAIPTEQALAKSYDVAVGTVRKAVDLLVAEGLLERFQGRGTFVRRASFDSSLFRFFRFQTRQGERRIPESRILRREIVDAPSAVAATLQISSSARVIQMLRLRLIDDVPMLAEEIWLPYVRFVAFAEMDLNEVGDLLYPVYETQCNQVVASASETLTVEAIGPLHARLLRIEPGTPAVVIERLAYGYDRQPLEWRRSRGPASEFIYQAEIR; from the coding sequence ATGCACGCGGACGGCCGTTTGCCCCGTTATCAGCGGTTGCGCGACGAGATGGTCGCTCTTATCGCGGCTCGCCACTGGCGCCCCGGTGAGGCCATTCCGACGGAACAGGCGCTCGCGAAAAGCTATGACGTGGCGGTTGGAACAGTTCGCAAAGCCGTCGATCTGCTCGTCGCTGAAGGACTGCTCGAGCGCTTCCAGGGCAGAGGGACGTTCGTGCGCCGCGCGAGCTTCGACAGTTCCCTGTTTCGCTTCTTCCGCTTCCAGACCCGGCAAGGCGAACGGCGCATTCCCGAGAGCCGCATCTTGCGGCGCGAGATCGTCGACGCACCTTCGGCTGTCGCCGCGACCTTGCAAATTTCGAGTAGCGCGCGCGTGATCCAGATGCTGCGCCTGCGGCTGATTGACGACGTGCCGATGCTTGCCGAAGAAATCTGGCTGCCTTACGTCCGTTTCGTGGCGTTTGCGGAGATGGACCTGAACGAAGTCGGCGACCTGCTGTATCCCGTGTACGAAACGCAGTGCAATCAGGTCGTGGCGTCCGCCTCCGAAACACTGACCGTCGAAGCCATTGGCCCGCTGCATGCACGGCTGTTACGCATCGAACCGGGTACGCCCGCGGTCGTGATCGAGCGCCTTGCTTATGGTTACGACAGACAGCCGCTCGAATGGCGCCGCTCACGCGGGCCCGCCAGCGAATTCATCTATCAGGCCGAGATCCGCTAG
- a CDS encoding SGNH/GDSL hydrolase family protein — MPTMLARLLGASFPGMQVKTDVIAFGGASLAAHWNRGEVQKRLTAEKWNAVVLQDQSTRALRALKSMQEHVRRFVGAIQVAGAKPYLYMTWARKNDPASQANIVTAFQGLAEATGARVIPVGLAWDQFRRLRPEIDLYEPDGSHPSTIGSYLVACTHLFSFADIEAVPDTSAENTLSTIDRNLLHEVCRTAVSHVGG; from the coding sequence ATGCCGACGATGCTTGCCAGGCTCCTTGGGGCAAGCTTTCCCGGTATGCAGGTGAAGACAGATGTAATCGCATTTGGCGGAGCATCGCTTGCGGCGCATTGGAACCGAGGCGAAGTCCAAAAGCGTCTAACTGCCGAGAAATGGAATGCGGTCGTGTTGCAGGACCAAAGTACTCGAGCGCTCCGTGCATTGAAAAGCATGCAAGAACATGTGCGAAGGTTCGTCGGTGCGATTCAGGTTGCTGGGGCGAAGCCATATCTGTACATGACATGGGCTCGGAAGAATGATCCGGCGTCGCAGGCAAATATTGTTACTGCGTTTCAGGGTTTGGCTGAAGCGACCGGGGCCAGAGTTATTCCGGTCGGGCTGGCTTGGGATCAGTTCCGCAGACTCCGGCCTGAAATCGATCTATATGAACCCGATGGAAGTCATCCATCAACGATAGGGTCATATTTAGTGGCGTGTACTCACCTTTTCTCGTTTGCCGACATTGAGGCAGTTCCCGATACGTCGGCCGAGAATACATTGAGTACTATCGACCGGAATTTGCTCCATGAAGTATGCAGGACGGCCGTAAGTCATGTCGGCGGTTGA
- the gnd gene encoding phosphogluconate dehydrogenase (NAD(+)-dependent, decarboxylating) has product MQIGIVGLGRMGGNIGRRLMRAGHQCVVYDHNPQATDTLAKEGATGASDLGDLVAKLDAPRVVWLMLPAGKITEDTLTDLQRILKADDVVIDGGNSFYKDDIRRAAQLREIGVHYVDVGTSGGVWGLERGYCMMIGGDVDVVKRIDPILSTLAPGRGDVPATPNRDGRDPRVENGYMHTGPVGSGHFVKMVHNGIEYGLMQAYAEGFHILRHKDLAELPEAERYTLDLADVAEVWRRGSVVSSWLLDLTAGALAQDGQLEHFSTEVADSGEGRWTIEAAIEEAVPAQVLSAALYTRFRSRDAESFPERMLSAMRFGFGGHKEFPVK; this is encoded by the coding sequence ATGCAGATCGGTATCGTGGGACTGGGCCGCATGGGCGGCAACATCGGCAGGCGGCTGATGCGAGCCGGCCATCAGTGCGTGGTCTACGACCATAATCCGCAGGCCACCGACACGCTCGCCAAAGAGGGCGCAACGGGCGCGAGCGATCTGGGCGATCTTGTCGCGAAGCTCGACGCGCCGCGCGTCGTGTGGCTGATGCTGCCCGCAGGCAAGATCACCGAGGACACGCTCACCGACCTGCAGCGCATCCTCAAGGCCGACGATGTGGTGATCGACGGCGGCAACAGCTTCTATAAGGACGACATCCGGCGGGCCGCGCAGCTTCGCGAGATCGGCGTGCATTACGTGGACGTGGGGACATCCGGCGGCGTCTGGGGACTGGAGCGCGGCTATTGCATGATGATCGGCGGGGACGTCGACGTCGTGAAGCGCATCGATCCGATTCTGTCGACGCTCGCGCCTGGACGCGGCGATGTGCCCGCCACGCCCAATCGTGACGGACGCGATCCGCGCGTCGAGAACGGCTACATGCACACGGGCCCCGTCGGCTCGGGACACTTCGTGAAGATGGTGCACAACGGCATCGAATACGGGCTGATGCAGGCGTATGCGGAAGGGTTCCACATCCTCAGACACAAGGACCTCGCCGAGTTGCCCGAAGCCGAGCGCTACACGCTGGATCTCGCCGATGTGGCCGAAGTGTGGCGGCGCGGCAGCGTGGTGTCTTCGTGGCTGCTCGATCTGACGGCTGGCGCGCTCGCACAGGATGGCCAGCTCGAACATTTCTCGACGGAAGTCGCGGACAGCGGAGAAGGGCGCTGGACCATCGAGGCGGCGATCGAGGAAGCCGTGCCCGCGCAGGTGCTATCAGCGGCGCTTTATACGCGCTTCCGCTCACGCGACGCCGAGTCGTTCCCCGAGCGCATGCTCTCGGCGATGCGCTTCGGCTTCGGTGGACACAAGGAGTTCCCCGTCAAGTAA
- a CDS encoding amidohydrolase family protein yields the protein MMDKSETYAGRRQPAHRPSRLASVDTHAHVFERGLPLAQQRRYAPDYDALLDAYLAQLDAHGISHGVLVQPSFLGTDCGYLLDALRRAPARLRGVAVIERDCGFDTLKQMANAGVAGIRLNLIGHDDLTLDKWLSAQTLAHVRELNWHVEVHAEAARMQDIVEPLLEADMKVVVDHFGRPDASLGVSDAGFRRLLELAHTQRVWIKISGAYRNWPDDSGGREQMLDTFRLLKGAFGLHRMMWGSDWPNTQFEASERFSRALQQLRVLIPDDDERSVVLAGTPASIYMFDHARVG from the coding sequence ATGATGGACAAGTCGGAGACCTATGCAGGCCGCCGGCAGCCGGCGCATCGGCCCTCCCGCCTTGCATCGGTCGACACGCACGCCCATGTATTCGAGCGCGGTCTGCCGCTCGCTCAGCAGCGCCGCTACGCACCCGACTACGACGCGCTACTCGACGCCTATCTTGCGCAACTGGATGCGCACGGCATATCGCATGGAGTGCTCGTTCAGCCCAGCTTTCTTGGCACCGATTGCGGCTACTTGCTGGATGCGCTGCGTCGCGCGCCTGCCAGGCTACGCGGCGTCGCGGTGATCGAGCGCGATTGCGGATTCGATACGCTGAAGCAGATGGCGAATGCGGGTGTCGCGGGGATCCGGCTGAACCTGATCGGGCATGATGACCTGACGCTAGACAAATGGTTGAGTGCGCAAACGCTCGCGCACGTTCGCGAACTCAACTGGCATGTCGAAGTACACGCCGAAGCCGCGAGGATGCAGGACATCGTCGAACCGCTTCTCGAAGCAGACATGAAAGTCGTCGTGGATCATTTTGGCAGGCCCGATGCCAGCCTCGGTGTGAGCGACGCAGGGTTTCGCCGTCTCCTCGAGTTGGCTCACACACAACGCGTGTGGATCAAGATATCGGGCGCATACCGGAACTGGCCGGACGATAGCGGCGGTCGCGAGCAGATGCTCGATACGTTCCGCCTCCTGAAGGGGGCCTTCGGCCTTCATCGCATGATGTGGGGAAGCGACTGGCCCAATACGCAATTTGAGGCAAGCGAGCGCTTTTCCCGTGCGCTACAGCAGTTGCGCGTACTGATTCCGGATGACGACGAGCGCAGCGTCGTTCTGGCGGGCACACCGGCAAGCATCTACATGTTCGACCATGCGCGCGTCGGCTAA